In Juglans regia cultivar Chandler chromosome 5, Walnut 2.0, whole genome shotgun sequence, the following are encoded in one genomic region:
- the LOC108989889 gene encoding PHD finger-like domain-containing protein 5A: MAKHHPDLIMCRKQPGIAIGRLCEKCDGKCVICDSYVRPCTLVRVCDECNYGSFQGRCVICGGVGISDAYYCKECTQQEKDRDGCPKIVNLGSAKTDLFYERKKYGFKKR, encoded by the coding sequence ATGGCCAAGCATCATCCAGATTTGATTATGTGCCGAAAGCAGCCGGGAATTGCTATTGGACGCCTTTGTGAGAAATGTGACGGGAAGTGTGTAATCTGTGACTCCTACGTGCGCCCTTGCACACTGGTTCGAGTTTGTGATGAATGCAACTATGGGTCCTTTCAGGGTCGCTGTGTTATTTGTGGAGGAGTTGGAATTTCTGATGCCTACTATTGCAAGGAGTGTACGCAGCAGGAGAAAGATAGGGATGGATGTCCAAAAATTGTTAATTTAGGGAGTGCAAAAACAGACCTATTTTATGAACGCAAGAAATATGGTTttaagaaaagatga
- the LOC108989864 gene encoding disease resistance protein RPV1-like, translating into MIRYEAELFAKVLEDILCKVNVVGIDSYTKKIKDLLKLGTTEVRTVGIYGKAGMGKTTLAKVVYKQICDRFEGSSFLSDIEEISKQPDGLVRLQKHLLRDILKMENLKIDNILGGINLIKESLRGKKVLVVLDKVNHMKQLHALAGNSEWLGPGSRTLATTRDEPLLTRLGVHGKFQAEELNYWESFQLFNWYAFGMVDAREGYLEVSIRAVEHAGGVPLALKALGSFLRGRSIDVWKRVLEYLEKKSSQGDPENTWAELASFDSRYGKEI; encoded by the coding sequence ATGATCAGGTACGAAGCAGAGTTGTTTGCGAAGGTTCTTGAAGATATTTTGTGTAAAGTGAACGTAGTGGGGATAGATTCTTACACAAAAAAGATTAAAGATTTATTAAAGCTTGGAACAACCGAAGTCCGTACCGTGGGCATCTATGGGAAGGCTGGAATGGGTAAAACAACCTTAGCAAAGGTCGTCTATAAACAAATCTGTGATAGATTTGAAGGCAGTAGTTTTCTTTCAGACATTGAAGAAATTTCAAAACAGCCTGATGGTTTAGTTCGTTTACAGAAACATCTTCTTCGTGATATCTTGAAAATGGAGAATTTGAAGATCGACAACATTCTTGGAGGAATCAACTTGATTAAAGAAAGTTTGCGAGGCAAAAAAGTTCTTGTTGTTCTTGATAAGGTGAATCACATGAAACAACTACATGCATTAGCTGGAAATTCTGAATGGCTTGGTCCAGGAAGTAGAACTCTTGCAACAACTAGAGATGAACCATTGCTAACTCGACTCGGCGTGCATGGAAAATTTCAGGCTGAAGAATTGAATTACTGGGAgtcttttcaacttttcaattgGTATGCCTTCGGGATGGTTGATGCAAGAGAAGGTTACCTAGAGGTTTCTATTCGTGCGGTGGAGCACGCTGGTGGAGTTCCTTTAGCACTTAAGGCTTTGGGTTCTTTTCTACGAGGAAGAAGTATTGATGTATGGAAAAGAGTACTAGAATATTTAGAGAAAAAGTCGTCACAAGGAGATCCAGAAAATACTTGGGCTGAGCTTGCAAGTTTTGATTCCAGATATGGGAAAGAGATATAG